In Pelecanus crispus isolate bPelCri1 chromosome 16, bPelCri1.pri, whole genome shotgun sequence, the following proteins share a genomic window:
- the CITED4 gene encoding cbp/p300-interacting transactivator 4, with the protein MAEHMMMSVSHGGTGLQSYRMGVSGLQGPPQHGQHVLRTLPAAGQMMPYGGAGMDGAMRPRPSLSGQMGHHQMQNAMMFNGPSQQQQYMGPVGTQQLMASMHLQKLNTQYQGHPLGMSNGPMGAGTQQYRVGPSQHPGMQHMPSPALTLNVMDTDLIDEEVLTSLVLELGLDRIQELPELFLGQNEFDFISDFVSKQQPSAISC; encoded by the coding sequence ATGGCTGAGCACATGATGATGTCCGTGAGCCACGGCGGCACCGGGCTGCAGAGCTACCGCATGGGGGTGAgtgggctgcagggacccccGCAGCACGGGCAGCATGTGCTGAGGACGCTGCCTGCCGCCGGTCAGATGATGCCCTACGGAGGGGCCGGCATGGATGGTGCGATGAGGCCGAGACCCAGCCTCAGCGGACAGATGGGCCACCACCAGATGCAGAACGCGATGATGTTCAATGGCCCgagtcagcagcagcagtacaTGGGGCCGGTGGGCACCCAGCAGCTAATGGCTAGCATGCACCTACAAAAACTCAACACCCAGTACCAGGGCCACCCGCTGGGTATGAGCAACGGGCCCATGGGGGCTGGTACCCAGCAGTACAGAGTGGGGCCGAGCCAGCACCCAGGCATGCAGCACATGCCCTCGCCAGCGCTGACCTTGAACGTTATGGACACTGATCTCATAGATGAGGAGGTCTTGACATCCCTTGTCCTGGAACTGGGGTTGGACCGGATTCAGGAGCTGCCAGAGCTATTCTTGGGACAGAACGAGTTCGACTTCATTTCAGACTTTGTTAGCAAACAGCAACCCAGTGCCATCAGCTGTTGA